The Dunckerocampus dactyliophorus isolate RoL2022-P2 chromosome 1, RoL_Ddac_1.1, whole genome shotgun sequence genome has a segment encoding these proteins:
- the LOC129180863 gene encoding SUZ domain-containing protein 1-like, whose translation MDEEVAESWEEAVDNGEMEKRLEEKLKISQREKESSNHLSSRSPMRTAMVIQDESLPSAPPPQIRILKRPTNNGSLGSPLSQNRPTPQVKSLAQREAEYAEARKRILGSACPEETAQDKNSIERPARNSSTSPSDGDSRSSNHTVRQPNSPDGTRGFRQHR comes from the exons ATGGATGAGGAGGTGGCGGAAAGTTGGGAAGAAGCTGTTGATAACGGG GAAATGGAAAAGCGGTTAGAGGAGAAGCTAAAAATCAGCCAGAGAGAAAA AGAGTCAAGTAACCACCTTTCTTCCCGCTCGCCAATGAGGACGGCCATGGTCATCCAGGACGAATCTCTACCTTCAGCACCTCCTCCACAGATCCGCATCTTGAAGCGGCCAACCAATAACGGCTCGCTGGGCTCGCCCTTGAGCCAGAACCGGCCCACTCCCCAGGTAAAGTCCTTGGCTCAGCGGGAGGCCGAGTACGCCGAAGCCAGGAAGAGGATTTTGGGGAGCGCCTGCCCAGAGGAGACAGCTCAGGACAAGAACAGCATTGAAAG GCCCGCTCGCAACAGCTCTACGTCACCTTCAGACGGGGACAGCAGGTCCAGCAACCACACAGTCAGACAGCCAAACAGTCCCGACGGCACCCGAGGCTTCCGACAGCACAGATAA